One Salvia splendens isolate huo1 chromosome 22, SspV2, whole genome shotgun sequence DNA segment encodes these proteins:
- the LOC121786187 gene encoding xyloglucan galactosyltransferase XLT2-like → MLENLNFKIDKLFPRKTIHSLLPFLLKCSLLLLILLLFQIYSLRSILSSPPPPPPPPLKPPSRCDAGLVYVYDLPPAFNDDLLRNCRDLDPWISKCNTLSNGGFGPRATSLPAMPGPSWYWTDMFAAEVMYHERIMKHECRTTEPESATAFYIPFYAGVAVGKYLFTNRNYTARDRDYQCEDMLTWLKDQPTWRRSNGSDHFILLGRMTWDFRRQRDEDWGSSFVYMPVMKQIVRLTVERDPWDHREISVPYPTGFHPKSKLEVDQWIDFVTSRNRTSLFTFVGAKRNKIKDDFRSLLLSYCYNETGSCRVVDCSGTRCYKGTPEIQEAFLGSDFCLQPRGDAHTRRSTFDCMLAGSIPVFFWRRSIEHQYELFLGDEPDRFSVFIDWKDVKNGVSIRKVLEGYSREEVRRMREKVISLIPNFIYGDGNGIGKDAFDIATDGVIKKIKEQNESNMR, encoded by the coding sequence ATGTTGGAAAATCTCAACTTCAAGATTGATAAATTGTTTCCAAGAAAGACAATCCATTCCCTCCTACCTTTTTTGCTCAAATGCTCACTTCTCCTACtaatcctcctcctcttccaaATCTATTCCCTACGCTCAATCCTCTCctctccaccgccgccgccaccaccaccccTCAAGCCGCCGTCTAGATGCGACGCCGGTCTCGTCTACGTCTACGACCTCCCGCCCGCCTTCAACGACGACCTCCTCCGTAACTGCCGCGATCTAGACCCGTGGATATCCAAGTGCAACACCCTATCCAACGGCGGCTTCGGCCCCCGCGCCACGTCCCTCCCGGCCATGCCCGGGCCCTCGTGGTACTGGACCGACATGTTCGCCGCCGAGGTCATGTACCACGAGAGGATCATGAAGCACGAGTGCCGCACCACGGAGCCCGAATCCGCTACGGCCTTCTACATACCCTTCTACGCTGGGGTCGCAGTGGGGAAGTATTTATTCACTAATCGCAACTACACCGCGAGGGATCGAGACTACCAATGCGAGGACATGCTGACGTGGCTCAAGGATCAGCCCACTTGGCGGCGATCCAACGGCTCCGACCACTTCATCCTCCTGGGGAGGATGACGTGGGATTTTCGGCGGCAGAGAGACGAAGACTGGGGGTCCAGCTTCGTCTACATGCCGGTGATGAAGCAGATCGTGCGGCTCACGGTCGAGCGGGACCCGTGGGACCACCGTGAGATCAGTGTTCCCTACCCCACCGGATTCCACCCAAAGTCAAAATTGGAAGTTGACCAGTGGATTGATTTTGTTACATCTCGCAATAGGACTAGCTTGTTCACATTTGTGGGAGCCAAGCGGAACAAGATCAAAGATGATTTTAGATCTTTGCTTCTAAGCTATTGCTACAACGAGACGGGGTCGTGTCGCGTCGTTGACTGCTCGGGAACCCGGTGCTACAAGGGTACGCCCGAGATCCAAGAGGCGTTCCTGGGGTCGGACTTTTGTCTACAGCCTAGAGGGGATGCGCATACTAGAAGATCAACGTTCGATTGTATGCTAGCCGGTTCGATTCCGGTTTTCTTCTGGAGGAGGAGTATTGAGCATCAGTATGAGTTGTTCTTGGGGGATGAACCGGACCGGTTTTCGGTGTTTATAGATTGGAAGGATGTTAAGAATGGTGTGTCAATTAGGAAAGTGTTGGAAGGGTATAGTAGGGAAGAGGTGAGAAGGATGAGGGAGAAGGTTATTAGTTTGATACCAAATTTTATCTATGGGGATGGGAATGGGATTGGTAAAGATGCATTTGATATTGCTACTGATGGAGTGATTAAGAAAATCAAGGAGCAAAATGAGTCCAATATGAGATAG
- the LOC121787358 gene encoding xyloglucan galactosyltransferase XLT2-like, with the protein MLHAYSPELQSRRKPSKPLNFLYAHPYLWISLASISIPLFIISAVRIAPLCLPRRPAADECPSGTVYVYDLPYMFNHHLLLHSCTDLDNWNWQCGIAANSGFGGRAAELHRLLPENLYKSWFRTNQFALELIFHKRILTHKCRTLEAESATAFYIPFYGGLAVGKHLWKNDTAKRDRDCRMLLRWLDHQEHWKKSNGSDHFISLSRITWDFRRLADPAQIWGSTFLNMPEMQRVTRFIIEKASFDDRDVGVPYPTGFHPESREILQDWQKFVRKQKRGSLYTFIGAAREPIRRDFRGTLLSYCSNSSSCRAVDCAAAQCSANSSVIMESLLASEFCLQPKGDSFTRRSVFDCMIAGSVPVFFWNQTAYEQYPWFLPGEPESYSVYIDHGEVMNETSVIEHVLKRISKEEIRRKREKVIETIPRIVYGIQSGGSTDFEDAFDIAIEGVLQRIRKEREL; encoded by the coding sequence ATGCTCCACGCATACTCGCCGGAGCTCCAGTCGCGGCGGAAACCGTCAAAACCCCTCAATTTCCTCTACGCCCACCCTTATCTATGGATCTCACTCGCCTCCATCTCGATCCCTCTCTTCATCATCTCCGCCGTCCGCATTGCGCCGCTCTGCCTCCCCCGCCGCCCCGCCGCCGACGAATGCCCCTCCGGCACCGTCTACGTCTACGATCTCCCGTACATGTTCAACCACCACCTGTTACTCCACAGCTGCACCGACCTCGACAACTGGAACTGGCAGTGCGGCATCGCCGCCAACAGCGGCTTCGGCGGCCGCGCCGCCGAGCTCCACCGCCTCCTGCCGGAGAATCTCTACAAATCCTGGTTCCGCACGAACCAATTCGCCCTGGAGTTGATCTTCCACAAACGGATTCTGACGCACAAATGCAGAACCCTGGAGGCGGAATCCGCTACGGCGTTCTACATCCCGTTTTACGGTGGACTCGCGGTGGGGAAGCACCTCTGGAAAAACGACACCGCGAAACGCGACCGCGATTGCAGGATGCTGCTGAGGTGGCTCGATCATCAGGAGCATTGGAAGAAATCCAACGGCTCtgatcatttcatttcattgaGCCGCATCACATGGGATTTCCGCCGCTTAGCCGACCCGGCCCAAATCTGGGGCTCCACATTCCTCAACATGCCCGAGATGCAGCGGGTCACCCGATTCATCATCGAGAAGGCCTCCTTCGACGATCGCGACGTCGGCGTGCCTTACCCCACCGGATTCCACCCCGAATCCAGAGAAATCCTCCAAGATTGGCAAAAATTCGTGCGCAAACAGAAGCGCGGCAGCCTCTACACGTTCATCGGCGCGGCGCGTGAGCCGATCCGCCGTGATTTCCGGGGGACGCTCCTGAGCTACTGCTCGAACTCGTCGTCGTGCCGCGCGGTGGACTGCGCGGCGGCGCAATGCTCGGCGAATTCGTCGGTGATAATGGAATCGCTCCTGGCGTCGGAATTCTGCCTGCAGCCGAAGGGGGATAGCTTCACGAGGCGGTCGGTTTTCGACTGCATGATAGCCGGTTCGGTGCCGGTTTTCTTCTGGAACCAGACCGCGTACGAGCAGTATCCTTGGTTCTTGCCGGGCGAACCGGAGAGCTACTCGGTTTATATAGACCATGGGGAGGTGATGAATGAGACCTCTGTGATAGAGCATGTTTTGAAGAGGATTAGCAAGGAGGAGATTAGGAGGAAAAGGGAGAAAGTGATTGAGACAATTCCTAGGATTGTATATGGGATTCAGAGTGGAGGATCAACAGATTTTGAGGATGCTTTTGATATTGCTATTGAAGGGGTTTTACAGAGGATTAGGAAGGAGAGAGAATTGTGA
- the LOC121787360 gene encoding uncharacterized protein LOC121787360 — translation MSEARTNAPSAGGSQCTQGRSQYRRSSFRPCDRPRRSWSDREELILISALKELVATGWKSDNGFRGGYAQKIEEWLKNEFPTTDLKATPHIQSKITTWKRNYYSLSKILDRSGVGFNVHNDFKIDCSDDQWDQIVRQDPNARTMRHKAWPLWDDWKMIFGNDRATGGTAEGIGEAVANNTTDEAFTSIGESADYYPSFEDFLGSDQVQPGYTNEVVDDNSAQSGQNVAANTNAPPAPAPKKMTRKRKSCDDDSALLNLLSNLHAETNARLDKLTARIGYEIDLGQARKEIFRHLGNIPELTESQRYDLCDIIGKENSRLEIFTGLPDASKPGYVRRIIEKEGLN, via the exons ATGTCTGAGGCACGGACTAATGCACCTAGTGCCGGTGGCAGCCAATGCACCCAAG GCCGCAGTCAGTATCGCCGCTCAAGCTTCCGCCCGTGCGACCGCCCTCGCAGATCTTGGTCTGACCGTGAAGAGCTGATACTAATCTCCGCTTTGAAGGAACTTGTTGCCACAGGATGGAAGTCAGACAATGGCTTCCGAGGTGGATATGCACAAAAGATAGAGGAATGGTTGAAAAATGAGTTCCCAACTACTGATTTGAAGGCAACGCCACACATTCAATCCAAGATTACTACATGGAAAAGGAACTACTACTCGCTGTCCAAAATACTCGACCGTAGTGGGGTTGGCTTCAACGTACACAAtgatttcaaaattgattgCTCGGATGACCAATGGGATCAAATCGTGAGG CAAGATCCCAATGCCCGCACCATGCGCCACAAAGCTTGGCCTCTCTGGGATGATTGGAAGATGATATTTGGGAACGATAGGGCCACTGGAGGGACTGCTGAGGGTATTGGCGAGGCAGTGGCTAACAATACCACGGATGAGGCATTTACATCTATCGGGGAAAGTGCTGATTACTACCCAAGCTTTGAAGACTTTCTAGGGTCTGATCAAGTCCAACCCGGCTACACAAATGAAGTTGTTGATGACAACAGCGCTCAAAGTGGGCAGAACGTGGCTGCAAACACTAATGCGCCTCCTGCTCCTGCTCCAAAAAAAATGACTCGTAAACGCAAGAGCTGTGATGATGATTCTGCTTTGCTCAACCTCCTTAGCAACTTGCATGCTGAAACGAATGCACGTTTGGATAAGTTGACCGCTCGTATTGGTTATGAGATCGACTTGGGCCAAGCTAGGAAAGAGATCTTCCGTCATTTGGGAAACATCCCGGAGCTGACAGAGTCTCAGCGCTACGACCTCTGCGACATCATCGGTAAGGAGAACTCGAGGCTGGAAATCTTCACCGGCCTCCCTGACGCCTCAAAGCCGGGATATGTGAGGCGCATCATTGAGAAAGAAGGTCTTAATTAG